From a single Litorilinea aerophila genomic region:
- a CDS encoding SDR family NAD(P)-dependent oxidoreductase, which yields MAKIFITGSADGLGQLAAQALVAQGHEVVLHARNPDRVQDALGRTPGAVGAIPGDLSSVEEIKHVAEAANRWGTFDAVIHNAGIYRSPSREVFVVNALAPYLLTCLIQRPKRLIYLSSDMHLQGRANLEELARDQSRVSYSDSKLYVTMLCMAVARKWRDVYTNAVDPGWVPTRMGGPGAPDDLQKGYETQVWLAVSDDPAAKVSGKYFYHQQERAYNPQAGDVPLQERFLDICETLTGVPLPA from the coding sequence ATGGCAAAAATCTTCATCACCGGCTCGGCGGACGGCCTGGGCCAACTGGCGGCCCAGGCCCTGGTCGCCCAGGGACACGAAGTCGTCCTTCACGCACGCAACCCGGACCGGGTCCAGGACGCCCTTGGTCGGACACCGGGCGCCGTGGGCGCCATCCCGGGCGATCTGTCCAGCGTGGAAGAAATCAAGCATGTGGCCGAGGCGGCCAACCGGTGGGGCACCTTTGATGCGGTGATCCACAATGCCGGCATCTACCGCTCTCCCTCGCGGGAGGTCTTCGTGGTCAACGCCCTGGCGCCCTATCTGCTCACCTGCCTGATACAACGGCCCAAGCGCCTGATCTACCTGAGTTCCGACATGCATCTGCAAGGACGTGCCAACCTTGAAGAGCTCGCCAGGGACCAAAGCCGGGTCAGCTATTCCGATTCGAAGCTGTACGTCACCATGCTCTGCATGGCCGTGGCCCGCAAATGGCGGGACGTCTACACCAACGCCGTGGATCCGGGCTGGGTGCCCACCAGGATGGGCGGCCCCGGCGCGCCGGATGACCTGCAGAAGGGCTACGAGACCCAGGTGTGGCTGGCGGTCAGCGACGATCCTGCCGCAAAAGTGAGCGGCAAGTACTTCTACCACCAGCAGGAGCGGGCCTACAATCCCCAGGCCGGCGACGTCCCCCTGCAGGAGCGATTTCTGGATATTTGCGAAACGCTCACAGGGGTCCCGTTGCCGGCGTAG
- a CDS encoding DUF2255 family protein encodes MTPWTDEELNRIGNAEELEIAPRRPNGQLRTPLPIWVVRVGDDLYVRSYRGRAGAWYRAALATHEGRIRAGGVEKDVVFVEETDPGLNDQIDAAYRAKYGRYPQYVAPMVTPEVRATTLKLAPR; translated from the coding sequence ATGACCCCATGGACAGACGAAGAACTGAACCGGATCGGTAATGCCGAGGAGCTCGAAATCGCGCCGCGGCGTCCCAACGGCCAGCTGCGCACGCCACTGCCCATCTGGGTGGTGCGCGTGGGGGACGACCTCTATGTGCGCTCCTATCGCGGGCGTGCCGGCGCCTGGTACCGCGCCGCGCTGGCGACCCACGAAGGTCGCATCCGGGCCGGCGGCGTGGAAAAGGACGTGGTCTTCGTGGAGGAGACCGACCCCGGGCTCAACGACCAGATCGACGCCGCCTACCGGGCCAAATACGGACGCTATCCCCAGTACGTGGCGCCCATGGTGACGCCCGAAGTGCGGGCGACTACGCTCAAGTTGGCGCCCCGCTGA
- a CDS encoding aldo/keto reductase has protein sequence MNYVKLGNTGLDVSPICLGCMSFGSAEGWVHNPWALNEEESRTIIKRALELGINFFDTANVYARGVSEEILGRAIRDFANRDEVVIATKVRGRMHEGPNGEGLSRKAILSQLDKSLQRLDMDYVDLYIIHRWDYNTPIEETMEALHDVVKAGKVRYIGASAMWTWQFQKALYVAEKHGWTRFVSMQNHYNLIYREEEREMMPLCRAEGIASTPYSPLASGRLARDWSETTTRYETDPIAKQKYDAMAEADRRVVERLAEVAGKHGVPRAQIALAWLLHKKPVVAPVIGATKVSHVETAVGAVSIELTPEEIAYLEEPYIPHPVVGHN, from the coding sequence ATGAACTACGTCAAACTCGGCAACACCGGCCTGGACGTCTCCCCCATCTGCCTGGGCTGCATGAGCTTCGGCTCGGCGGAGGGGTGGGTCCACAACCCCTGGGCCCTGAACGAGGAGGAGAGCCGCACTATCATCAAGCGCGCGCTGGAGCTGGGCATCAACTTCTTCGACACGGCCAACGTCTATGCCCGGGGCGTCAGCGAGGAGATCCTGGGCCGGGCCATCCGGGACTTCGCCAACCGGGATGAAGTGGTCATCGCCACCAAGGTGCGTGGGCGCATGCACGAGGGCCCCAACGGCGAGGGGCTCTCCCGCAAGGCCATCCTGAGCCAGCTGGACAAGAGCCTGCAGCGGCTGGACATGGACTACGTGGACCTCTACATCATCCATCGCTGGGACTACAACACGCCCATCGAGGAGACCATGGAGGCGCTCCACGACGTGGTCAAGGCCGGTAAGGTCCGCTACATCGGCGCATCGGCCATGTGGACATGGCAATTCCAGAAAGCGTTGTACGTGGCCGAAAAACATGGCTGGACCCGCTTCGTCTCCATGCAGAACCACTACAACCTCATCTACCGGGAAGAGGAGCGGGAGATGATGCCCCTGTGCCGGGCTGAAGGGATCGCCTCCACGCCCTACAGCCCCCTGGCGTCGGGGCGGCTGGCCCGAGATTGGAGCGAGACCACCACGCGCTACGAGACGGATCCCATCGCCAAACAGAAGTACGACGCCATGGCCGAGGCGGACCGCCGGGTGGTGGAACGGCTGGCGGAGGTGGCCGGGAAGCACGGCGTGCCCCGGGCCCAGATCGCCCTGGCCTGGCTCCTGCACAAGAAGCCGGTGGTCGCGCCCGTCATCGGCGCCACCAAGGTGTCCCATGTGGAAACCGCGGTGGGAGCGGTCTCCATCGAGCTGACTCCGGAAGAGATCGCGTATCTGGAAGAGCCCTACATCCCCCACCCTGTCGTCGGGCACAACTGA
- a CDS encoding ABC transporter ATP-binding protein — protein sequence MPKPKPDSNGRARENEPPDDRFQVEDPAAEELEQRSLTEVADQDSALFKLLGSSLAPYKRWLIMALVLMLGTSALNVVPPYLLQQAIDGPIARGEMRSLWWITALYGATALGLYGLTFAFTYFLQQAGQRALADLRSRLFDHILRQDHGFLTQTSTGELVSRLTNDIDQLNAVLSRSIVIVLVEGVTLIVVVVVMFMVNWRLALLSLAVLPVVAVVTRYFRARIRRSSSGERSAQARISAFLNEHLHGMTVVQLFNREDESEREFEAYNKRYREALIELRWHSALFLSVQEILSSVGLGLILYGGGQGVLAGWATLGTLVAFVQYTERAFQPVLRLSQEYNTVQVALGAAERIYAMLNTRPKVQDPPDPVPLTRVRGEIEFRNVHFWYVPDEPVLRGIDLHIPPGQSVAVVGPTGAGKSSLVSLLARHYDPRRGQILLDGVDLRRYRLTDLRRAVAVVPQDPVCLAGTIAFNIRLYRDDLSDEDVRRAAEFSNAARFIEELPGGYDFQVLPNGENLSQGQRQLLALARALALNPEGVLVLDEATSSIDTATEALIQEALERILRTRTSLVIAHRLSTIRNADRIIVMERGRIVEDGDHASLLARGGHYARLHQHQLMGVETKLAG from the coding sequence ATGCCAAAGCCTAAACCCGATTCAAACGGACGTGCCCGGGAAAACGAACCGCCCGACGACCGATTCCAGGTGGAAGACCCGGCGGCCGAGGAGCTGGAACAGCGCTCCTTGACCGAAGTGGCCGACCAGGATTCGGCCCTGTTCAAGCTGTTGGGCAGCTCTCTGGCGCCCTACAAGCGCTGGCTGATCATGGCCCTGGTCCTCATGCTGGGGACGTCGGCCTTGAACGTGGTGCCGCCCTACCTGCTCCAGCAGGCCATCGACGGCCCCATCGCCCGGGGCGAGATGCGCTCCCTGTGGTGGATCACCGCGCTCTACGGCGCCACAGCCCTGGGGCTCTACGGCCTCACCTTCGCCTTCACCTATTTCCTGCAGCAGGCCGGGCAGCGGGCCCTGGCCGACCTGCGCAGCCGCCTTTTCGACCACATCCTGCGCCAGGACCACGGCTTCCTGACCCAGACCTCCACCGGTGAGCTGGTCTCTCGCCTGACCAACGACATCGACCAGCTCAACGCGGTGCTCTCCCGCAGCATCGTCATCGTCCTGGTGGAGGGGGTCACCCTGATCGTTGTCGTGGTGGTCATGTTTATGGTGAACTGGCGGCTGGCGCTCCTCTCCCTGGCTGTCCTGCCGGTGGTGGCCGTGGTGACCCGCTACTTCCGGGCCCGCATCCGCAGGTCCTCCAGCGGCGAGCGTTCGGCCCAGGCCCGCATCAGCGCCTTTTTGAACGAGCACCTCCATGGCATGACAGTGGTGCAGCTCTTCAACCGGGAGGATGAGAGCGAGCGGGAATTCGAGGCCTACAACAAGCGCTACCGGGAGGCCCTCATCGAGCTGCGCTGGCACAGCGCCCTCTTCCTCTCGGTGCAGGAGATCCTCTCCTCGGTGGGGCTGGGGCTGATCCTCTACGGCGGCGGGCAGGGGGTGCTGGCCGGCTGGGCCACCCTGGGGACGCTGGTGGCCTTTGTCCAGTACACCGAGCGGGCCTTCCAGCCGGTCCTGCGCCTCTCCCAGGAGTACAACACCGTCCAGGTGGCCCTGGGCGCGGCGGAGCGCATCTACGCCATGTTGAACACCAGGCCCAAGGTGCAGGACCCGCCCGACCCGGTGCCCCTGACCCGGGTGCGGGGAGAGATCGAGTTCCGCAACGTTCACTTTTGGTACGTCCCCGACGAGCCGGTCCTGCGGGGGATCGACCTCCACATTCCGCCTGGCCAGTCGGTGGCGGTGGTGGGCCCCACCGGCGCCGGCAAGTCCAGCCTGGTCAGCCTGCTGGCCCGCCACTATGACCCCCGCCGGGGGCAGATCCTGCTGGACGGCGTAGACCTGCGGCGCTATCGCCTCACCGACCTGCGCCGGGCCGTGGCGGTGGTGCCCCAGGATCCCGTCTGCCTGGCCGGCACCATCGCCTTCAACATTCGCCTCTACCGGGACGACCTGAGCGACGAGGACGTGCGGCGGGCGGCCGAGTTCAGCAACGCGGCCCGCTTCATCGAGGAACTGCCCGGCGGCTACGACTTCCAGGTCCTGCCCAACGGCGAAAATCTCTCCCAGGGGCAGCGCCAGCTCCTGGCCCTGGCCCGGGCATTGGCCCTGAACCCAGAGGGGGTCCTGGTGCTGGATGAGGCCACCAGCAGCATCGACACCGCCACCGAGGCCCTGATCCAGGAGGCATTGGAGCGCATCCTGCGCACCCGGACCAGCCTGGTCATCGCCCACCGCTTGAGTACCATCCGCAACGCCGACCGCATCATCGTCATGGAGCGGGGGCGCATCGTGGAGGACGGCGACCATGCCTCCCTGCTGGCCCGGGGTGGCCACTACGCCCGCCTCCACCAACATCAGCTCATGGGGGTGGAGACGAAGCTGGCGGGTTGA
- a CDS encoding ABC transporter ATP-binding protein, whose product MQKTGLRFLLPYMRPYRRALIIGTLYAFIGAGASAYSPTWLGQAVDALNRGAPPRTLALYALGLLGLSATLALFRYLLRMLTGNIAAGITYRMSQDLFHRLLLFDRETRQRYGTGDLLARSTNDFIYIWRFYSAGFQMFMHALFLLLIGCLLMSRTSPALAVMVVVMLTVSIAVQVRLGRILERSFVQVQQEIAKLSAFAQEHLNAARMLTAYVQESAVGEAFRKANQRYVERNLKFVLQSGAISPFPSLMVRIAATVVVFVGGMMIIRQQLTVGQYVQFIVYLGLLNSGAQQITGAFERLQQGSAAAARIGELLQRWPKITDSPNAKDVELQGHIRLEDVGVWAEDQKRWVLRHINLDIPAGSSLGIVGPTGSGKSMLISLLGRIYDPDEGRVLIDGYDLRELKLSTLRRTVVYVPQESLLFSMPLRNNIALGIPYVPDARIYQAMEQARLSNDLSQLPRGLDSMVGERGATLSGGQKQRAAIARALVRNPKVLLLDDALASVDMKTAAEILHELRHSQTQCTRIIVSQRLAAVQDADQIIVLDHGRIVEQGTHESLLAQGGFYAEMYRREVEQASEERAHAKA is encoded by the coding sequence TTGCAAAAGACAGGCTTACGTTTCCTACTCCCCTACATGCGCCCCTACCGTCGCGCGCTGATCATCGGCACCCTGTATGCCTTCATCGGTGCGGGCGCGAGCGCGTACAGCCCCACCTGGCTGGGGCAGGCGGTGGACGCGCTGAACCGGGGCGCGCCCCCCCGCACCCTGGCCCTCTACGCCCTGGGGCTGCTGGGCCTTTCGGCGACCCTGGCGCTCTTCCGCTACCTGCTGCGGATGCTCACCGGGAACATCGCAGCCGGCATCACCTACCGCATGAGCCAGGATCTCTTCCACCGGCTCCTGCTCTTCGACCGGGAGACTCGTCAGCGCTACGGCACCGGCGACCTGCTGGCCCGCAGCACCAACGACTTCATCTACATCTGGCGCTTCTACAGTGCCGGCTTCCAGATGTTCATGCACGCCCTCTTTCTGCTCCTCATCGGCTGTCTGCTCATGAGCCGCACCAGCCCTGCCCTGGCGGTGATGGTGGTGGTGATGCTGACCGTGAGCATCGCCGTGCAGGTGCGTTTGGGACGCATCCTGGAGCGTTCCTTTGTCCAGGTTCAGCAGGAGATCGCGAAGCTCTCTGCCTTTGCCCAGGAGCATCTGAACGCAGCCCGCATGTTGACCGCCTATGTGCAGGAGAGCGCGGTGGGTGAGGCCTTCCGCAAGGCCAACCAGCGCTACGTGGAGCGCAACCTGAAGTTCGTGCTCCAGTCGGGCGCCATCTCCCCCTTTCCCAGCCTGATGGTGCGCATTGCGGCCACGGTGGTGGTCTTCGTGGGCGGCATGATGATCATCCGCCAGCAGCTCACGGTGGGCCAGTATGTCCAGTTCATCGTCTACCTGGGGCTCCTCAACAGCGGCGCCCAGCAGATCACCGGAGCCTTCGAGCGGCTGCAGCAGGGGAGCGCCGCGGCCGCCCGCATCGGCGAACTGTTGCAGCGCTGGCCCAAGATCACCGACTCACCCAACGCCAAAGATGTGGAACTCCAGGGCCATATCCGCCTGGAGGATGTGGGCGTCTGGGCCGAGGATCAAAAGCGGTGGGTCTTGCGCCACATCAACCTGGACATCCCCGCCGGTTCCAGCCTGGGCATCGTGGGGCCCACCGGCTCCGGCAAGAGCATGCTCATCAGCCTGCTGGGCCGCATCTACGACCCGGACGAAGGCCGGGTCCTCATCGATGGCTACGACCTGCGGGAGCTGAAGCTTTCCACCCTGCGGCGCACGGTGGTCTACGTGCCCCAGGAGTCCCTCCTCTTCAGCATGCCCCTGCGCAACAACATTGCCCTGGGCATTCCCTACGTGCCCGACGCCCGCATCTACCAGGCCATGGAGCAGGCCCGCCTCTCCAACGACCTTTCCCAGTTGCCCCGGGGGCTGGACAGCATGGTGGGCGAGCGGGGAGCCACCCTCTCCGGCGGGCAGAAGCAGCGGGCGGCCATCGCCCGGGCCCTGGTGCGCAACCCCAAGGTGCTGCTGCTGGATGACGCCCTGGCCAGCGTGGATATGAAGACCGCGGCCGAGATCCTGCACGAGCTGCGCCACAGCCAGACCCAATGCACCCGGATCATCGTCTCCCAGCGGCTGGCCGCAGTTCAGGACGCCGACCAGATCATCGTGTTGGATCACGGCCGGATTGTGGAGCAGGGAACCCACGAAAGTCTGCTGGCCCAAGGTGGCTTCTACGCGGAGATGTACCGCCGAGAGGTGGAACAGGCGAGTGAGGAGAGAGCCCATGCCAAAGCCTAA
- the treS gene encoding maltose alpha-D-glucosyltransferase, giving the protein MSTRPQEAMDPDVDWLLQHSMLRQAGELATRYSGRGALWRHPYAQARPRAAASLASVWFTAYPPAIITREGESVLRTLGDEALWATFQAIGIQALHTGPMKQAGGLRGREFTPTVDGHFDRIGLAIDPVFGTQEEFIAMAQTAQAHGAVIVDDIIPGHTGKGPDFRLAERRYQDYPGLYHMVEIEPADWALLPPVPAGRDSVNLRPETVDRLQERGYIVGRLPRVIFYEPGVKETNWSATDVVRGVDGVERRWVYLHYFKEGQPTLNWLDPSFAAPRLVLGDALHSLGVLGASMLRLDANGFLGIERRPDGPAWSEGHPLSIIANQLIAGLVRKMGGFTFQELNLTVDDIAAMSQGGADLSYDFITRPAYHHALVTGDIGFLRLMLHTMHQYAIDPASLIHALQNHDELTLELVHFWTRHRDDRYTLQGREWRGGELREAIRQEMYRRLTGEQAPYNLPFVTNGVASTTASVIAAALGIRDLTRLTPAQQRQIQQAHLLLAMYNAFQPGVFALSGWDLVGALPLPREAVAPLLADGDTRWINRGAYDLMDANPGAIHSSAGLPKAPALYGSLPEQLQRPDSFASQLQRLLAVRQQYRLFAARQVEIPEVQHPSLLVMVHELPDDPAIQVTALNFGSRPLEEAVPLASVQAGEVTDMLSGQSIGQLDPQGRLPVRLGGYTGSSYLIRQ; this is encoded by the coding sequence ATGTCCACGCGCCCACAGGAAGCCATGGACCCGGACGTTGATTGGCTTCTTCAGCATTCCATGCTGCGCCAGGCCGGAGAGCTGGCCACCCGCTACAGCGGTCGGGGAGCGCTGTGGCGGCATCCCTATGCCCAGGCCCGTCCCCGAGCAGCCGCCTCCCTGGCTTCGGTCTGGTTCACCGCCTACCCACCCGCCATCATCACCCGAGAGGGCGAAAGTGTCCTCCGGACCCTGGGGGACGAAGCCCTCTGGGCCACCTTCCAGGCCATCGGCATCCAGGCCCTCCACACGGGCCCCATGAAACAGGCCGGCGGCCTGCGGGGCCGGGAGTTTACCCCCACGGTGGACGGCCACTTCGACCGCATCGGCCTGGCCATCGACCCGGTCTTCGGCACCCAGGAGGAGTTCATCGCCATGGCCCAGACGGCCCAGGCCCACGGCGCCGTCATCGTGGATGACATCATCCCCGGCCATACGGGCAAGGGGCCAGACTTCCGCCTGGCCGAACGCCGCTACCAGGACTACCCGGGCCTCTACCACATGGTGGAGATCGAGCCGGCAGATTGGGCGCTCCTGCCTCCGGTGCCGGCGGGCCGGGACTCGGTCAACCTGCGTCCGGAAACGGTGGACCGGCTCCAGGAGCGGGGGTACATCGTGGGCCGCCTGCCCCGGGTGATCTTCTACGAGCCAGGCGTCAAAGAGACCAACTGGAGCGCCACCGACGTGGTCCGGGGCGTGGACGGTGTGGAGCGACGCTGGGTCTACCTGCACTACTTCAAAGAGGGCCAGCCCACCCTCAACTGGCTGGATCCCTCCTTCGCCGCGCCCCGCCTGGTTCTGGGGGACGCCCTCCACTCCCTGGGCGTGCTGGGCGCGTCCATGCTGCGGCTGGACGCCAATGGCTTCCTGGGCATTGAACGGCGGCCCGATGGCCCCGCCTGGTCCGAGGGACATCCCCTCTCCATCATCGCCAATCAGCTCATCGCCGGCCTGGTGCGCAAGATGGGTGGCTTCACCTTCCAGGAGCTGAACCTGACCGTGGACGACATCGCGGCCATGTCCCAGGGCGGCGCCGACCTCTCCTACGACTTCATCACCCGGCCCGCCTATCACCACGCCCTGGTCACCGGCGACATCGGCTTCCTGCGCCTGATGCTCCACACCATGCACCAGTACGCCATCGACCCGGCCTCCCTCATCCACGCCCTGCAGAACCACGACGAGCTCACCCTGGAGCTGGTCCACTTCTGGACCCGTCACCGGGACGACCGGTACACCCTGCAGGGTCGTGAATGGCGCGGCGGCGAGCTGCGGGAGGCGATCCGGCAGGAGATGTACCGGCGGCTGACCGGCGAACAGGCCCCCTACAACCTGCCCTTTGTGACCAACGGCGTCGCCTCTACTACGGCCAGCGTGATCGCGGCCGCCCTGGGCATCCGGGACCTCACCCGGCTCACCCCGGCCCAGCAGCGACAGATCCAGCAGGCCCACCTGTTGCTGGCCATGTACAACGCCTTCCAGCCGGGGGTCTTCGCCCTCTCCGGCTGGGATCTGGTGGGCGCGTTGCCCCTGCCCCGAGAGGCAGTGGCCCCTCTCCTGGCCGATGGCGACACCCGCTGGATCAACCGGGGCGCCTATGACCTCATGGACGCCAATCCCGGGGCCATCCATTCGTCGGCCGGCCTGCCCAAGGCGCCTGCCCTCTACGGCTCCCTGCCCGAGCAGCTCCAGAGGCCGGATTCATTCGCCAGCCAGCTTCAGCGGTTGCTGGCCGTACGCCAGCAGTATCGCCTCTTCGCCGCCCGCCAGGTGGAGATCCCGGAGGTGCAGCATCCCTCCCTGCTGGTGATGGTCCACGAGCTGCCCGACGACCCGGCCATCCAGGTGACCGCGCTCAACTTTGGCAGCCGCCCCCTGGAGGAAGCCGTTCCCCTGGCCAGCGTCCAGGCTGGCGAGGTAACGGACATGCTGAGCGGCCAGTCCATCGGCCAGTTGGATCCCCAGGGCAGGCTGCCCGTGCGCCTGGGAGGCTACACGGGCAGCTCATACCTGATTCGGCAGTAA